From Streptomyces sp. CMB-StM0423, a single genomic window includes:
- a CDS encoding RHS repeat-associated core domain-containing protein has protein sequence MGNRPTDWHVLDLDDDPTPGDPERVKQLARELHDFADDVADALRQIKGMAGEDALLRWAGKTAKAFQDEFEEVPKNLKKLQRSYDLAGDALAAYWPKLERAQSLADKALAKGREAQSDLSAASGRLDSANSWVDRATKKTDEYDEKEGKEKPDESEVRAATRNATDAKSARASAQSAVDNAQGGLEAAKKMAADAKKMREDAASEAKDKLEDASDAGIQNRKWWEKAVDWVKDNWDTIVTVCKVIVAVLGIVVLIIGGPLAWVVLAAALVVLADTLYKYMNGEASLWDVAFAALDCIPGMKGLTTLGGLAKGLKGGLNALKGLKSMKSAVLGLAKRGGDLLASGAKGAYNRLKNVIRGCGDPVDMATGKMFLTQTDVELPGALPLVFTRRAESGYLAGRWFGPTWTSTADQRVEVEDDGVVLVSEDGLLLKYPHPAGTDEDVLPEEGPRWPLRRLEDGRYRVTDPVSGITRRFAPPADDDVLGAGVARIEQVSDRDGHTLDFGYDEGGALAGIRHSGGYHLKVTTAGERITALALAGAADDGTDVTLKSFAYDEDGSLTEDVNSSGLPLRFTYDERLRITSWTDRNSRRYTYTYDEHDRCVAQRGESGVLALVLAYDGTDPAWPGARITTLTTPEGAATRFVINENTQVVAEINALGAVSRTAYDAHHHVVSETDPLGHTTRYTNNPAGQPTRVVHPDGTESELTYSGLGRLTSLRLSDGASWFWEYDSRGHVVSVTDPAGSFTRYAYDEFGHLAGITDPLGQATHVKCDAAGLPLTIATSAGRRIVRRHDAFGRVAEVTDQHGGLTRLRWTVEGRLAARTGPDGARETWEYDGEGNCVGHRDAQDGATRYEYTHFDLLAARTNPDGATYRYAYDPLLRLTAVADPEGREWTYEYDPAGNLTAETDFHGVRIGYGHDAAGRMSSRTNPLGQTVEFERDWTGQIVAKLVDGAATTFAHDPLGRLLRATAPGCDLRRTHDVLGRLTAETVNGRTLTLAHDAIGRPTERVTPGGSRTRYGYDETGQRTAVDFAGHVVRSAFDAAGRETTRVIDDGLLLDSAWDAAGRLAEQRVHTPADDVLRRRYGYRGDGHLVQVEDDRGSRRFRLDPVGRVTGVEAADWREEYAYDPAGNQTRASWPERWAPDAQGARELDGGRLVGAGRVRYTYDAAGRVTVRTRTRLSRKPEVWRYEWDAEDRITAVTTPDGTVWRYLYDPFGRRLAKRRMTPDGSAVAEETLFTWDGNTLVEQTTVTAGQPRHATLTWEYDGLQPVAQAERLTAAATQEEVDSRFFAIVTDLVGAPTELVDPQGTVAWRARRTLWGHTRWAADSAAYTPLRFPGQYFDPETGLHYNCQRYYDPDTARYASPDPLGLTPAPNPYAYVHNPHTWFDPLGLTPCFIGPLDHVALGRSTRGGLQVQDFAEVVQARHFMDPAFAATWQDEVVNAIARVGRGEGRVSFMLDGLPAAGGGPARALNRALNDAGGLHLADDAFANGRIFATQWELIQVHKAGLMDKVDFYRWDRKFDEWRPVT, from the coding sequence AGCTGGAGCGGGCCCAGTCGCTGGCGGACAAGGCGCTGGCCAAGGGCCGGGAGGCGCAGAGTGATCTGAGCGCCGCCAGCGGGCGCCTTGATTCGGCGAACTCCTGGGTGGACCGGGCGACGAAGAAGACCGACGAGTACGACGAGAAGGAGGGCAAGGAGAAGCCCGACGAGTCCGAGGTACGCGCCGCCACCCGCAACGCCACCGACGCCAAGTCCGCCCGCGCCAGCGCGCAGAGCGCCGTCGACAACGCGCAAGGCGGCCTCGAAGCGGCCAAGAAGATGGCCGCCGACGCCAAGAAGATGCGTGAGGATGCCGCGTCCGAGGCGAAGGACAAGCTGGAGGACGCCTCCGACGCCGGGATCCAGAACCGCAAGTGGTGGGAGAAGGCGGTCGACTGGGTCAAGGACAACTGGGACACCATCGTCACCGTCTGCAAGGTCATCGTCGCCGTCCTCGGCATCGTCGTCCTCATCATCGGCGGACCCCTCGCCTGGGTCGTCCTCGCCGCCGCCCTCGTCGTCCTCGCCGACACGCTCTACAAGTACATGAACGGCGAAGCCTCCCTCTGGGACGTCGCCTTCGCCGCCCTCGACTGCATCCCCGGCATGAAGGGCCTCACCACCCTCGGCGGACTGGCCAAGGGCCTGAAGGGCGGGCTGAACGCCCTCAAGGGTCTGAAGTCCATGAAGTCCGCCGTCCTGGGGCTGGCCAAGCGCGGCGGTGACCTGCTCGCGAGCGGGGCCAAGGGCGCCTACAACCGCCTCAAGAACGTCATCCGCGGCTGCGGCGACCCGGTGGACATGGCGACGGGAAAGATGTTCCTGACGCAGACCGACGTCGAACTGCCGGGTGCGCTGCCGCTGGTGTTCACCCGCCGGGCGGAGTCGGGTTACCTGGCCGGCCGCTGGTTCGGCCCCACCTGGACCTCCACCGCCGACCAGCGGGTGGAGGTCGAGGACGACGGCGTGGTCCTCGTCTCGGAGGACGGGCTGCTGCTGAAGTACCCGCATCCCGCCGGTACGGACGAGGACGTCCTGCCCGAGGAGGGACCCCGCTGGCCCCTGCGGCGCCTGGAGGACGGCCGCTACCGCGTCACCGACCCCGTCAGCGGCATCACCCGCCGCTTCGCGCCGCCCGCGGACGACGACGTCCTCGGCGCCGGCGTCGCCCGTATCGAGCAGGTGTCGGACCGGGACGGCCACACCCTCGACTTCGGCTACGACGAGGGCGGCGCCCTGGCCGGCATCCGGCACTCCGGCGGCTACCACCTCAAGGTCACCACGGCCGGGGAACGCATCACCGCCCTGGCCCTCGCCGGCGCCGCCGACGACGGCACCGACGTCACCCTCAAGAGCTTCGCCTACGACGAGGACGGCAGCCTGACCGAGGACGTCAACTCCTCCGGTCTCCCGCTGCGCTTCACCTACGACGAGCGGCTGCGCATCACCTCGTGGACGGACCGCAACAGCCGCCGCTACACGTATACGTACGACGAGCACGACCGCTGCGTCGCGCAGCGCGGCGAGTCCGGCGTCCTCGCCCTCGTCCTCGCGTACGACGGCACCGACCCCGCGTGGCCGGGCGCGCGCATCACCACTCTGACCACCCCGGAGGGCGCCGCCACCCGCTTCGTGATCAACGAGAACACCCAGGTCGTCGCCGAGATCAACGCGCTCGGGGCGGTCTCCCGCACCGCGTACGACGCGCATCACCACGTCGTTTCCGAGACGGACCCCCTCGGCCACACCACCCGCTACACCAACAACCCGGCCGGCCAGCCGACCCGGGTGGTCCACCCGGACGGCACCGAGTCGGAGCTGACGTACTCCGGCCTCGGCAGGCTCACCTCACTCCGGCTCTCCGACGGCGCAAGCTGGTTCTGGGAGTACGACTCCCGGGGCCACGTCGTGTCGGTCACCGACCCCGCCGGGTCCTTCACGCGCTACGCGTACGACGAGTTCGGCCATCTCGCCGGGATCACCGATCCGCTGGGCCAGGCGACGCACGTGAAGTGCGACGCCGCGGGGCTGCCCCTGACCATAGCCACCTCCGCCGGCCGGCGCATCGTCCGCCGTCACGATGCGTTCGGCCGGGTGGCCGAGGTGACGGACCAGCACGGCGGGCTCACCCGGCTGCGCTGGACGGTGGAGGGCAGACTCGCCGCCCGCACCGGGCCCGACGGTGCTCGGGAGACCTGGGAGTACGACGGCGAGGGCAACTGCGTCGGCCACCGCGACGCGCAGGACGGTGCCACCCGCTACGAGTACACCCACTTCGACCTCCTCGCCGCGCGCACCAACCCCGACGGGGCGACGTACCGCTACGCCTACGACCCGCTGCTGCGGCTGACCGCCGTGGCCGACCCCGAGGGCCGGGAGTGGACGTACGAGTACGATCCGGCCGGAAACCTCACCGCCGAGACCGACTTCCACGGCGTCCGCATCGGCTACGGCCACGACGCCGCGGGCCGGATGTCCTCGCGGACCAACCCGCTCGGCCAGACCGTGGAGTTCGAGCGGGACTGGACCGGCCAGATCGTGGCCAAGCTCGTCGACGGCGCGGCCACGACGTTCGCGCACGACCCGCTCGGCAGGCTGCTGCGCGCCACCGCCCCCGGCTGCGACCTGCGGCGCACCCATGACGTCCTCGGCCGGCTGACCGCCGAGACGGTCAACGGCCGCACGCTGACCCTCGCGCACGACGCGATCGGACGGCCCACGGAGCGCGTGACGCCCGGCGGCAGCCGTACCCGCTACGGCTACGACGAGACGGGGCAGCGCACCGCCGTGGACTTCGCCGGCCACGTCGTCCGCTCGGCCTTCGACGCCGCGGGCCGCGAAACGACGCGGGTGATCGACGACGGCCTCCTTCTGGACAGCGCCTGGGACGCGGCCGGCCGCCTCGCCGAGCAGCGGGTGCACACCCCCGCCGACGACGTACTGCGGCGCCGCTACGGCTACCGCGGCGACGGCCACCTCGTCCAGGTCGAGGACGACCGCGGTTCGCGCCGCTTCCGGCTCGACCCGGTGGGCCGGGTCACCGGCGTCGAGGCGGCCGACTGGCGCGAGGAGTACGCCTACGACCCCGCCGGGAACCAGACGCGGGCGTCCTGGCCCGAGCGGTGGGCGCCGGACGCCCAAGGGGCCCGTGAGCTGGACGGCGGCCGGCTCGTCGGCGCGGGCCGGGTCCGCTACACGTACGACGCCGCAGGACGTGTCACCGTACGCACCAGGACCCGGCTGTCGCGCAAGCCGGAGGTCTGGCGCTACGAGTGGGACGCCGAGGACAGGATCACCGCCGTCACCACCCCCGACGGCACCGTCTGGCGCTACCTCTACGACCCGTTCGGCCGCCGCCTCGCCAAGCGCCGGATGACGCCCGACGGCTCCGCCGTCGCCGAGGAGACCCTGTTCACCTGGGACGGGAACACCCTGGTGGAGCAGACCACGGTGACCGCGGGGCAGCCCCGTCACGCCACCTTGACCTGGGAGTACGACGGGCTGCAGCCCGTCGCGCAGGCGGAGCGGCTCACGGCGGCCGCCACCCAGGAGGAAGTCGACTCGCGCTTCTTCGCCATCGTCACCGACCTCGTCGGCGCCCCGACCGAACTGGTCGACCCGCAGGGGACGGTCGCGTGGCGGGCGCGGCGCACCCTCTGGGGCCACACGCGCTGGGCCGCCGACTCCGCCGCCTACACCCCACTGCGCTTCCCGGGCCAGTACTTCGATCCGGAGACCGGTCTCCACTACAACTGCCAGCGCTACTACGACCCGGACACGGCGCGTTACGCGAGCCCCGACCCCCTCGGGCTCACCCCGGCCCCCAACCCGTACGCCTACGTCCACAACCCCCACACGTGGTTCGACCCGCTGGGGCTCACCCCGTGCTTCATCGGCCCGCTCGACCACGTGGCCCTCGGCCGCAGTACGCGCGGCGGGCTCCAGGTGCAGGACTTCGCCGAGGTCGTACAGGCCCGGCACTTCATGGATCCGGCGTTCGCGGCCACCTGGCAGGACGAGGTGGTCAACGCGATCGCCAGGGTGGGCCGCGGCGAGGGCCGCGTCTCCTTCATGCTCGACGGCCTGCCCGCCGCGGGCGGCGGCCCTGCGCGCGCGCTGAACCGCGCGCTCAACGACGCCGGCGGCCTGCACCTGGCGGACGACGCGTTCGCCAACGGGCGCATCTTCGCGACCCAGTGGGAACTGATCCAAGTCCACAAGGCCGGTCTGATGGATAAGGTCGACTTCTACCGCTGGGACAGGAAATTCGACGAATGGAGGCCCGTGACGTGA
- a CDS encoding MMPL family transporter has product MAANAKIPNDPAPPPGPHPGPPPGPTRLGRTLRRTKWLVVLVWLALAAAGTVLAAGLGDVQRDDAAAYLPGGYESSVVAELTEPDAGHPRAETALVVFSREQGPLTDADRAAVTAGRTALAAVDAPGVGQPGAPVVSDDGRAALVPVRIQPGHADDERLENGVAALRTALDGVGGSGLRVQVAGEAALGVDNSGGDVDAALMLTSMVIVAVLLLLTYRSPVLWLVPLLAALAAVLTARGAAYGLARAGLSVTDLSSAILIVLVFGAATDYALLLLARYREELARHPDRHEAMAEALRRTTPAIVASAGTVVAGLLCLLVADLAGLRGLGPVAASGIAVALLAMLTLLPALLVCAGRWLLWPRSPYPGKPRGADSHRMWSALGSRVVRRPLRYAVLTTLALAAGAVGLTGLHTSADPLDKVPPSAESAAGQRVLTGHFPDGVSAPLTVVLPADAAPRTLRAAERTAAALPGVAAAERGDPVAGRPTVRVELDVDPYGDAARDTIRRLRADLARVTDGALVGGTPAVQLDYRSAALDDTRRIVPLVLLAVAAILTLLLRSLVAPLVLMAANVLSFAASLGLATLVFDHVMGFGGVAADLFVYIFVFLVALGVDYTIFLMERVREERRHAPTREAVHRGLTATGGVITAAGLVLAGTFAALGQIPDVTVAEVGIAVAIGVLIDTFLVRSLLIPAAVTLLGEKTWWPSRPPRR; this is encoded by the coding sequence ATGGCAGCGAACGCGAAGATCCCGAACGACCCCGCCCCGCCCCCGGGTCCGCACCCCGGGCCGCCTCCAGGTCCCACCCGCCTGGGCCGGACACTGCGGCGGACGAAGTGGCTGGTGGTGCTCGTGTGGCTGGCGCTGGCCGCCGCCGGCACCGTCCTGGCCGCCGGGCTCGGCGACGTCCAGCGCGACGACGCCGCCGCGTACCTGCCCGGCGGCTACGAGTCCAGCGTCGTCGCCGAGTTGACCGAACCCGATGCCGGCCACCCGCGGGCCGAGACCGCCCTCGTCGTCTTCAGCCGCGAGCAGGGACCGCTCACCGACGCCGACCGTGCGGCCGTCACCGCCGGCCGCACGGCGCTGGCCGCCGTCGACGCCCCGGGCGTCGGGCAGCCCGGCGCGCCGGTGGTCTCCGACGACGGCCGGGCCGCGCTCGTCCCCGTACGCATCCAGCCCGGACACGCCGACGACGAGCGGCTGGAGAACGGCGTGGCGGCGCTGCGGACCGCGCTCGACGGCGTCGGCGGCTCCGGCCTGCGCGTCCAGGTCGCCGGCGAGGCCGCCCTCGGCGTCGACAACAGCGGGGGCGACGTGGACGCGGCGCTGATGCTCACCTCCATGGTGATCGTGGCGGTCCTGCTGCTGCTCACCTACCGCAGCCCGGTGCTGTGGCTCGTGCCGCTGCTCGCCGCGCTGGCCGCCGTGCTGACCGCCCGCGGGGCGGCGTACGGGCTCGCCAGGGCCGGCCTGTCGGTCACCGACCTGTCGTCCGCCATCCTCATCGTCCTGGTCTTCGGGGCCGCCACCGACTACGCGCTGCTCCTCCTGGCCCGCTACCGCGAGGAACTCGCCCGCCACCCCGACCGGCACGAGGCCATGGCCGAGGCGCTGCGCCGCACCACCCCCGCCATCGTCGCCAGCGCCGGCACCGTCGTCGCGGGACTGCTGTGCCTGCTGGTCGCCGACCTCGCCGGGCTGCGCGGCCTCGGCCCGGTGGCCGCGTCCGGCATCGCGGTCGCGCTGCTCGCCATGCTCACGCTGCTGCCGGCGCTGCTGGTGTGCGCGGGCCGCTGGCTGCTGTGGCCGCGCAGCCCGTACCCCGGGAAGCCGCGCGGCGCGGACAGCCACCGCATGTGGAGCGCGCTCGGCAGCCGTGTCGTCCGACGGCCCCTGCGCTACGCGGTCCTGACCACCCTGGCCCTGGCCGCAGGCGCGGTCGGGCTGACCGGGCTGCACACCTCCGCCGACCCGCTGGACAAGGTGCCGCCGTCCGCCGAGTCCGCCGCCGGGCAGCGGGTGCTCACCGGCCACTTCCCCGACGGGGTCTCCGCACCCCTGACCGTCGTCCTGCCCGCCGACGCCGCGCCGCGCACCCTCCGCGCCGCCGAACGCACCGCCGCCGCCCTGCCCGGGGTCGCCGCCGCAGAACGCGGTGATCCGGTCGCCGGGCGGCCCACCGTGCGCGTGGAGCTGGACGTCGACCCGTACGGCGACGCCGCCCGCGACACCATCCGCCGACTCCGCGCCGACCTCGCCCGCGTCACCGACGGCGCCCTCGTCGGCGGCACCCCCGCCGTCCAGCTCGACTACCGCAGCGCGGCGCTCGACGACACCCGGCGCATCGTCCCGCTCGTGCTCCTTGCCGTCGCCGCCATCCTCACCCTGCTGCTGCGTTCCCTGGTCGCCCCGCTGGTGCTGATGGCCGCGAACGTCCTGTCGTTCGCCGCCTCCCTGGGGCTGGCGACGCTGGTCTTTGACCACGTGATGGGCTTCGGCGGCGTGGCCGCGGACCTGTTCGTCTACATCTTCGTGTTCCTGGTCGCCCTGGGCGTCGACTACACGATCTTCCTGATGGAGCGCGTCCGCGAGGAACGCCGCCACGCCCCCACCCGCGAGGCCGTCCACCGCGGCCTCACGGCCACCGGCGGCGTCATCACCGCGGCGGGCCTGGTCCTGGCCGGCACGTTCGCCGCCCTGGGCCAGATCCCGGACGTGACGGTCGCCGAGGTCGGCATAGCGGTGGCGATCGGCGTCCTGATCGACACCTTCCTCGTCCGCTCCCTGCTGATCCCGGCCGCGGTCACCCTCCTCGGCGAGAAGACCTGGTGGCCGTCCCGGCCCCCGAGGCGGTAG
- a CDS encoding alpha-L-fucosidase, translated as MHTPRPRTTRRVAALPLLVAAALAAAALPAGAAATPAAAAPAAAPPASGSGTDHAVDDPFTSERTSWFRQDRFGMFIHFGAYSNLEGEYTRPDGTVCRDAEWIKRQCNIPDEEYEKQAATFNPADFDAEAVVGAAKDAGMRYIVITSKHHDGYAMWPTKVNSWNLRDHSAFDKRRDIMAELKKAAKKAGIKLGFYYSIWDWHDPDFADPATFPQYEKRMYAQLKELVDNYDPALLWFDGEWATDRPHNPWTAQDGERLETYLRGLDPDLVVNNRVGKRRVTDGDYGTPEQEIPGAPVDGQLWESCMTLNGHWGYARYDENWKSSASLVRNLLSTASRSGNYLLNVGPDARGRVPEPSVQRLGEMGDWLRTAGQGNAVYGAGFGGLVEQPDWGFVSRKGDKLYAAVTTWPAAGGSLHLKARTDIEVTGARVLGSDQQVTVTEAGDGYDLTPAGSATNDAATVIELTADPGPTAAPGGGTGLKQEVYDNPALTGTPKVTRTDADINHSWKYTGSPAKNIPADGFSVRWTGSVEPRRSETYTLTTVSDDNVRVWLDGKLVIDNWTPHNTSVDKAQVDLEAGTRHSLKVEYAEQTGDAHMKLLWSSPGQDQQIIPQQQLYPN; from the coding sequence ATGCACACCCCTCGCCCCCGCACCACGCGGAGAGTCGCCGCACTGCCCCTGCTCGTCGCCGCCGCACTCGCCGCCGCAGCGCTGCCCGCCGGCGCGGCAGCCACACCCGCCGCAGCCGCACCCGCCGCAGCGCCGCCCGCCAGCGGGTCCGGGACCGATCACGCCGTGGACGACCCCTTCACGTCCGAGCGGACGAGCTGGTTCCGGCAGGACCGGTTCGGGATGTTCATCCACTTCGGCGCGTACTCCAACCTGGAGGGCGAGTACACCCGCCCCGACGGCACCGTCTGCCGCGACGCCGAGTGGATCAAGCGGCAGTGCAACATCCCGGACGAGGAGTACGAGAAGCAGGCCGCGACCTTCAACCCCGCCGACTTCGACGCCGAGGCCGTGGTCGGGGCGGCCAAGGACGCCGGCATGCGGTACATCGTCATCACGTCGAAGCACCACGACGGCTACGCGATGTGGCCGACGAAGGTCAACTCGTGGAACCTGCGCGACCACTCGGCGTTCGACAAGCGCCGCGACATCATGGCCGAGCTGAAGAAGGCCGCGAAGAAGGCCGGCATCAAGCTCGGCTTCTACTACTCGATCTGGGACTGGCACGACCCGGACTTCGCCGATCCGGCGACCTTCCCGCAGTACGAGAAGCGCATGTACGCCCAGCTCAAGGAGCTGGTCGACAATTACGACCCGGCGCTGCTGTGGTTCGACGGCGAGTGGGCGACGGACCGGCCGCACAACCCCTGGACCGCGCAGGACGGCGAGCGGCTGGAGACGTACCTGCGCGGGCTCGACCCCGACCTCGTCGTCAACAACCGGGTCGGCAAGCGCCGGGTGACCGACGGCGACTACGGCACCCCCGAGCAGGAGATCCCCGGCGCACCGGTCGACGGGCAGCTCTGGGAGTCCTGCATGACCCTCAACGGCCACTGGGGGTACGCGCGTTACGACGAGAACTGGAAGTCCAGCGCCTCGCTCGTACGCAACCTGCTCTCCACCGCCTCCCGCAGCGGCAACTACCTCCTCAACGTCGGCCCCGACGCCCGCGGCCGCGTCCCGGAGCCCTCGGTGCAGCGGCTCGGCGAGATGGGCGACTGGCTGCGTACCGCGGGCCAGGGCAACGCGGTCTACGGCGCCGGGTTCGGCGGGCTGGTCGAGCAGCCCGACTGGGGCTTCGTCAGCCGCAAGGGCGACAAGCTCTACGCGGCCGTCACCACGTGGCCCGCCGCCGGCGGCTCCCTGCACCTCAAGGCCCGTACGGACATCGAGGTGACCGGGGCCCGCGTGCTCGGCTCCGACCAGCAGGTCACCGTCACCGAGGCCGGCGACGGCTACGACCTCACCCCCGCCGGCAGCGCCACCAACGACGCCGCCACCGTCATCGAACTGACCGCCGACCCCGGCCCGACGGCCGCACCGGGCGGCGGCACCGGCCTGAAGCAGGAGGTCTACGACAACCCCGCGCTGACCGGCACGCCGAAGGTCACCCGCACGGACGCGGACATCAACCACTCCTGGAAGTACACCGGTTCACCGGCGAAGAACATCCCGGCCGACGGCTTCAGCGTCCGCTGGACCGGCAGCGTCGAACCGCGCCGCTCCGAGACGTACACCCTGACCACGGTCTCGGACGACAACGTGCGCGTCTGGCTGGACGGCAAGCTGGTCATCGACAACTGGACGCCGCACAACACCAGCGTCGACAAGGCCCAGGTCGACCTTGAGGCGGGCACCCGCCACTCCCTCAAGGTCGAGTACGCGGAGCAGACGGGCGACGCCCACATGAAGCTCCTCTGGTCCAGCCCGGGCCAGGACCAGCAGATCATCCCCCAACAACAGCTCTACCCGAACTGA
- a CDS encoding sensor histidine kinase has product MTATPGTPALLTAARPGSVAALEIAVVAAALAPAFLDQATTDSSAAGWLALAGYGLAAALGLAVRRRHPLAALAAVLVALVVTELACAWAEVGLTPLAVLPLAFALYAAGAHAPPRHSALALSCGAALVAVAVVVNHATAADDWRGGSDVLAVLAPLPAAWALGLAARGRREELAAAERRAADAQRAQALRAERAAAAERVRIARDMHDVAAHSLTLLVLHAETLRARSGELPDWAREGIDAVASAGRQATTEMRDMLGVLRDQTGEAAPRSPAPQLADVPRLVAAAERAGGRVRLEMGEPAAALPRPVQLAAYRLVQESLANARRHAPGAEVEIRVGADARGTRVRVDCGPPPPGHVPSPGSGVGLTGLRERIAALGGDLTAGPAPDGRFAVTATIPADSSVASSPVSPSTSPKGGPVGAER; this is encoded by the coding sequence ATGACCGCGACGCCCGGCACCCCCGCCCTGCTCACCGCCGCCCGCCCGGGGTCGGTGGCGGCGCTGGAGATCGCCGTGGTGGCGGCGGCGCTGGCGCCGGCGTTCCTCGACCAGGCCACCACCGACAGCTCCGCCGCAGGCTGGCTCGCCCTCGCCGGCTACGGCCTCGCCGCCGCCCTGGGCCTCGCCGTACGCAGGCGCCACCCGCTGGCAGCGCTGGCCGCCGTGCTGGTCGCGCTGGTCGTCACCGAGCTGGCCTGCGCGTGGGCCGAGGTGGGCCTGACGCCGCTGGCCGTCCTGCCGCTGGCGTTCGCGCTGTATGCGGCCGGGGCCCACGCGCCGCCCCGGCACTCCGCGCTCGCCCTGTCCTGCGGCGCGGCACTCGTCGCCGTCGCCGTGGTGGTCAACCACGCCACGGCGGCCGACGACTGGCGCGGCGGCTCCGACGTGCTGGCCGTGCTCGCGCCGCTGCCCGCCGCCTGGGCGCTGGGGCTGGCCGCGCGCGGCCGGCGCGAGGAACTGGCCGCCGCCGAGCGGCGCGCGGCGGACGCCCAGCGCGCGCAGGCGCTGCGCGCGGAGCGGGCGGCGGCGGCCGAGCGGGTGCGGATCGCCCGCGACATGCACGACGTCGCGGCCCACTCCCTCACGCTGCTGGTGCTGCACGCCGAGACGCTGCGGGCGCGCTCCGGCGAACTGCCGGACTGGGCGCGCGAGGGCATCGACGCCGTCGCGAGCGCGGGCCGGCAGGCGACCACGGAGATGCGCGACATGCTGGGCGTCCTGCGCGACCAGACCGGCGAGGCCGCCCCGCGCAGCCCGGCGCCCCAACTCGCCGACGTGCCGCGCCTGGTCGCGGCCGCCGAGCGGGCGGGTGGCCGGGTGCGCCTGGAGATGGGCGAGCCGGCCGCCGCGCTGCCGCGCCCCGTGCAGCTCGCGGCGTACCGGCTGGTCCAGGAGTCGCTGGCCAACGCCCGCCGCCACGCGCCGGGGGCGGAGGTCGAGATCCGGGTCGGCGCCGACGCGCGCGGCACCCGGGTCCGGGTCGACTGCGGCCCGCCGCCGCCCGGCCACGTCCCCTCCCCCGGCAGCGGCGTGGGGCTCACCGGGCTGCGCGAGCGCATCGCGGCGCTCGGCGGCGACCTCACCGCGGGCCCGGCGCCGGACGGCCGCTTCGCCGTCACGGCCACGATCCCGGCGGATTCTTCGGTGGCATCCTCGCCGGTCTCCCCGTCGACGTCCCCGAAGGGAGGGCCCGTCGGTGCCGAACGCTGA
- a CDS encoding PaaI family thioesterase, whose protein sequence is MEDESQSGEASPKVRERVRESFDRQGLMRHLGARISLVAPGRVHIVLPARPEVTQQHGYFHAGATSAIADSAGGYAGYTLFPEDADVLTVEYKINLLAPAVGEHLEAVGTVLKSGRTLTVCGLEVFGHRADGVRKLVANGQQTLIRVPRER, encoded by the coding sequence GTGGAGGACGAGTCGCAGTCAGGGGAAGCGAGCCCGAAGGTGCGGGAGCGGGTGCGGGAGAGCTTCGACCGGCAGGGCCTGATGCGCCATCTCGGCGCCCGGATCTCCCTGGTCGCGCCGGGCCGCGTGCACATCGTGCTGCCGGCCAGGCCCGAAGTCACCCAGCAGCACGGCTACTTCCACGCGGGCGCCACGAGCGCGATCGCGGACAGCGCGGGCGGGTACGCCGGGTACACGCTCTTCCCCGAGGACGCAGACGTCCTCACCGTCGAGTACAAGATCAACCTCCTGGCGCCCGCGGTGGGCGAACACCTGGAGGCGGTGGGCACGGTGCTGAAGTCCGGGCGCACCCTGACGGTGTGCGGTCTTGAGGTCTTCGGGCACCGTGCCGACGGCGTACGCAAGCTCGTCGCCAACGGCCAGCAGACGCTGATCCGCGTGCCGCGGGAGCGATGA
- a CDS encoding response regulator: protein MPNADPGAAAVRVVIADDERVVRDGLRLMLETRPGFTVVGTAGDGDHALRLARDLAPDVLMLDVRMPGHDGLWVLARLAEGGLLDRTRVLMLTTFDMDEYVDEALTGGAGGFLLKSASYEQITAAVEATAAGDGALSPSVARRLIRSYAAGRRTRRTGLDRVAGLTPRERDVLTLIGEGLSNAEIAARLVVSEHTVKSHVSRLLAKTGCRDRAQAALLARRVD from the coding sequence GTGCCGAACGCTGACCCCGGGGCCGCCGCCGTCCGCGTCGTCATCGCCGACGACGAGCGCGTCGTACGCGACGGGCTGCGCCTGATGCTCGAAACCCGCCCCGGCTTCACCGTCGTCGGCACCGCGGGCGACGGCGACCACGCCCTGCGGCTGGCCCGCGATCTCGCGCCCGACGTCCTCATGCTCGACGTGCGCATGCCGGGCCACGACGGGCTGTGGGTGCTGGCCCGGCTGGCGGAGGGCGGGCTTCTGGACCGTACGAGGGTGCTGATGCTCACGACCTTCGACATGGACGAGTACGTGGACGAGGCCCTCACCGGCGGCGCCGGCGGCTTCCTGCTCAAGAGCGCGTCGTACGAACAGATCACCGCCGCCGTCGAGGCCACGGCCGCCGGCGACGGCGCGCTGAGCCCCAGCGTCGCCCGCCGCCTCATCCGCAGCTACGCCGCCGGCCGCCGCACCCGGCGTACGGGACTGGACCGCGTCGCCGGTCTCACCCCGCGGGAGCGCGACGTACTCACCCTGATCGGCGAGGGGTTGAGCAACGCGGAGATCGCGGCCCGCCTGGTCGTCTCGGAGCACACGGTGAAGAGCCACGTCAGCCGCCTCCTCGCCAAGACCGGCTGCCGCGACCGCGCCCAGGCGGCCCTCCTCGCCCGCCGCGTCGACTGA